A DNA window from Ignavibacteriales bacterium contains the following coding sequences:
- a CDS encoding ABC-2 transporter permease, producing MILNLILKDIRGYWRYIIFSIFLPATLWISILIIPHFPARGNVIFSTAAIVAAISYFAFSEKKQRLETLICSLPISRRSFVIARYLFALCVAIFGFVILYCASYATYLIYSIPISEFFITYNLKSFFIALYIISVSVSFFFPFIYKFRIMGMIFTLPIGFTLAMHSMVLIFNFTKQSYKPYFLDTDFVKIILITPLILILPIISAMISIKLYERKNI from the coding sequence ATGATATTAAATTTGATTTTGAAGGATATTCGGGGTTACTGGAGATATATAATATTTTCTATCTTTCTGCCGGCAACTCTTTGGATCTCGATACTGATTATACCGCATTTCCCTGCTCGAGGTAATGTAATATTCTCCACTGCCGCTATAGTTGCAGCAATTTCCTATTTTGCCTTTTCGGAGAAAAAGCAGAGACTCGAAACCCTCATTTGCAGTTTACCTATCTCGAGAAGGTCATTTGTCATAGCGCGGTACCTGTTTGCTCTTTGTGTCGCTATTTTTGGATTCGTAATATTATACTGTGCATCATACGCAACTTATTTAATCTATTCAATACCGATTTCAGAATTTTTTATAACGTATAATCTGAAATCGTTTTTTATTGCACTTTATATTATATCGGTTTCAGTCAGTTTCTTTTTCCCGTTTATTTATAAATTCAGAATTATGGGTATGATATTCACGCTTCCCATTGGATTTACTTTAGCAATGCACTCGATGGTACTGATTTTTAATTTTACCAAACAATCGTACAAGCCATATTTTTTAGATACTGACTTTGTAAAAATTATTTTAATTACTCCTCTTATATTAATTTTACCAATTATATCTGCAATGATATCAATAAAATTGTATGAACGGAAAAATATATAA